The proteins below come from a single Amphiura filiformis chromosome 15, Afil_fr2py, whole genome shotgun sequence genomic window:
- the LOC140171070 gene encoding uncharacterized protein, producing MYISPIEEIVNAHNLQCMIYADDTQVYITFNPCESDTVIPIVERCVKDVKCWMVKNMLMLNDSKTEILHLNSRFVPSAPISSLHIGDVDVSTSSSARNLGVVIDTNMTMSKHVNSICKSASFALHKIGRLRSFLDQPSTEKLVHAFITSRLDNCNSLLYGLPISEVDKLQRIQNAAARLVTRVKGRCHMKPVLRQLHWLPVKKRIIFKILLITFKAIHGLAPDYIKEIIVIRKPIRLLRSSSELLLQPPPTIALKTASYGYRSFSSAAPSLWNQLPSFIRSSQSVDQFKTSLKTHLFTLPD from the coding sequence ATGTACATATCACCTATAGAGGAAATTGTCAACGCCCATAACCTTCAATGCATGATCTATGCTGACGACACACAAGTATATATCACCTTTAATCCTTGTGAATCGGACACTGTCATACCCATCGTCGAACGCTGTGTTAAGGATGTTAAGTGCTGGATGGTGAAAAACATGCTCATGCTAAATGACAGCAAAACTGAGATTCTTCACCTCAATTCTCGTTTTGTTCCGTCTGCACCGATTTCATCTCTTCATATTGGCGACGTCGACGTTTCAACATCATCTTCTGCACGGAACCTCGGCGTTGTTATCGACACCAACATGACCATGTCTAAGCATGTCAACAGCATTTGCAAGAGTGCGTCGTTCGCGTTGCACAAAATTGGAAGATTGCGGAGCTTTCTCGATCAGCCATCCACTGAGAAGTTGGTACACGCATTCATCACATCGCGGTTAGATAATTGCAATTCATTGTTATACGGTCTTCCCATTTCAGAAGTTGATAAATTACAGAGGATTCAAAACGCTGCGGCCCGGTTGGTTACTCGAGTAAAAGGTCGCTGTCACATGAAACCTGTGTTGCGCCAACTCCACTGGCTGCCTGTCAAGAAGAGAATCATATTCAAAATTCTTCTCATTACCTTCAAGGCTATTCATGGGTTAGCACCTGATTACATCAAGGAAATCATTGTCATTCGAAAGCCAATTCGCCTTCTTCGCTCATCATCTGAATTGCTTCTGCAGCCTCCGCCAACTATCGCGCTCAAGACTGCTTCATACGGTTATCGCTCATTCTCTTCAGCCGCACCATCTCTTTGGAATCAACTACCATCATTCATTCGCAGTTCGCAATCTGTCGACCAATTCAAGACCAGCTTGAAAACCCATCTGTTCACGCTTCCTGATTAA